One genomic region from Anthonomus grandis grandis chromosome 1, icAntGran1.3, whole genome shotgun sequence encodes:
- the LOC126738413 gene encoding uncharacterized protein LOC126738413, with amino-acid sequence MTLKEFCLALQTCAEKLDEEIRYNINEFNNKMFGKEMTETKLALERAKDYHYKEIVDALTEIVKNVNVILFHQEKVEWLSNEQNFSEHDLKRFSYVKRQVYAFSKQQPQPTMTRSVENLSATQKVSKQKRRTVSEISVGTLEAWEKYLDQKEQKEVEVQEKLQEVKKSVPKRTLSNARARKKFVSSTLGGFLDNDWKRKTLDSIEELNIDEKNLANCLSEESSDFNESCDSLNISCDMYECEPKINQVIGERFADRKLENINQYDEEAEETLISEEFFNDDLKEAVSNERIKPRIVDVIYKKNILPS; translated from the exons ATGACCCTAAAAGAATTTTGCTTGGCCCTTCAAACATGCGCAGAAAAGTTGGATGAAGAGATCAGATACAACATCAAtgaattcaataataaaatgtttggaAAAGAAATGACCGAAACCAAACTGGCCCTGGAAAGGGCCAAGGATTACCATTATAAAGAAATCGTGGATGCCTTAactgaaattgtaaaaaatgtaaacgtTATATTATTCCATCAAGAGAAAGTGGAATGGCTCAGCAATGAGCAAAACTTCTCAGAACATGATTTAAAGAGGTTTTCTTATGTAAAAAGGCAAGTTTATGCATTCTCAAAGCAACAACCCCAACCAACAATGACAAGATCTGTTGAAAACTTATCAGCGACTCAGAAAGTTAGTAAGCAGAAGCGTAGAACTGTATCAGAAATTTCTGTTGGGACCTTGGAGGCTTGGGAGAAGTATTTAGACCAGAAAGAGCAAAAAGAGGTTGAGGTACAAGAGAAACTCCAAGAGGTAAAAAAGAGTGTTCCTAAGAGGACCTTATCTAATGCGAgagcaagaaaaaaatttgtttcatcCACTTTAGGTGGTTTTTTGGATAACGACTGGAAACGAAAAACTTTGGATTCAATTGAGGAGCTAAATATTGATGAGaaaaatttagcaaattgcTTATCAGAAGAATCGTCAGATTTTAATGAATCTTGCGATAGCTTAAATATAAGTTGTGACATGTATGAGTGTGAGCCAAAGATCAATCAAGTAATTGGAGAAAGATTTGCTGATAGAAAGTTAGAAAATATCAATCAATATGATGAGGAGGCAGAAGAAACTTTAATTAGTGAGGAGTTCTTCAATGACGACTTAAAAGAGGCAGTATCAAATGAGAGGATAAAACCAAGAATCGTGGATGTAATT TACAAGAAGAATATTCTACCATCCTAA